One genomic segment of Ctenopharyngodon idella isolate HZGC_01 chromosome 7, HZGC01, whole genome shotgun sequence includes these proteins:
- the dhrs4 gene encoding dehydrogenase/reductase SDR family member 4 isoform X2, with protein MLKAVTRCLWSNPVAGRRMLSHHISPNLSGKVAIVTASTDGIGLAAAEALGQRGAHVVVSSRRQTNVDKAVSLLRSKNIQVIGTTCNVGKAEDREKLINMTIEQCGGVDILVSNAAVNPFFGNILESTEEVWDKILGVNVKASFLLTKLVVPHMEKRGGGSVVIVSSVAGYQPMPSLGPYSVSKTALLGLTRALAPDLAQSNIRVNCVAPGIIKTRFSAATRAARGYRWRDCVPVLRRSLVHHRRDHHCNRRHELQTVKGLAYRQ; from the exons ATGTTAAAGGCTGTAACCAGGTGCCTTTGGTCAAATCCTGTTGCTGGCAGAAGAATGCTGTCCCATCACATATCACCGAATTTGTCAGGAAAAGTTGCTATAGTCACTGCATCCACAGATGG GATTGGGCTCGCAGCCGCAGAGGCTTTGGGTCAGAGAGGAGCGCATGTGGTAGTGAGCAGTCGACGTCAAACCAATGTTGACAAGGCGGTTTCACTCCTGCGCAGCAAAAATATACAAGTAATAGGTACCACATGCAATGTGGGCAAAGCAGAAGACAGAGAGAAGCTCATTAACATG aCAATCGAGCAGTGTGGTGGCGTGGACATACTGGTGTCTAATGCAGCAGTGAACCCATTTTTTGGGAACATATTAGAATCCACAGAAGAAGTCTGGGACAAA ATACTTGGAGTTAATGTGAAGGCTTCTTTCCTTCTTACCAAACTTGTCGTGCCTCACATGGAGAAAAGAGG AGGTGGGTCAGTTGTGATCGTGTCTTCAGTCGCAGGATACCAGCCAATGCCA AGTCTGGGCCCCTATAGTGTGAGTAAGACCGCCCTGCTTGGTTTAACTCGAGCTCTTGCTCCTGATCTTGCCCAGAGTAACATCCGGGTCAACTGTGTTGCTCCTGGCATCATCAAGACACGTTTCAGTGCTGCC ACTCGGGCAGCCAGAGGATATAGGTGGCGTGATTGCGTTCCTGTGCTCAGACGAAGCCTCGTACATCACCGGAGAGACCATCACTGTAACCGGAGGCATGAACTCCAGACTGTAAAAGGACTGGCATACAGGCAGTAA
- the dhrs4 gene encoding dehydrogenase/reductase SDR family member 4 isoform X1 yields the protein MLKAVTRCLWSNPVAGRRMLSHHISPNLSGKVAIVTASTDGIGLAAAEALGQRGAHVVVSSRRQTNVDKAVSLLRSKNIQVIGTTCNVGKAEDREKLINMTIEQCGGVDILVSNAAVNPFFGNILESTEEVWDKILGVNVKASFLLTKLVVPHMEKRGGGSVVIVSSVAGYQPMPSLGPYSVSKTALLGLTRALAPDLAQSNIRVNCVAPGIIKTRFSAALWENEGVLEEFLKQTSIKRLGQPEDIGGVIAFLCSDEASYITGETITVTGGMNSRL from the exons ATGTTAAAGGCTGTAACCAGGTGCCTTTGGTCAAATCCTGTTGCTGGCAGAAGAATGCTGTCCCATCACATATCACCGAATTTGTCAGGAAAAGTTGCTATAGTCACTGCATCCACAGATGG GATTGGGCTCGCAGCCGCAGAGGCTTTGGGTCAGAGAGGAGCGCATGTGGTAGTGAGCAGTCGACGTCAAACCAATGTTGACAAGGCGGTTTCACTCCTGCGCAGCAAAAATATACAAGTAATAGGTACCACATGCAATGTGGGCAAAGCAGAAGACAGAGAGAAGCTCATTAACATG aCAATCGAGCAGTGTGGTGGCGTGGACATACTGGTGTCTAATGCAGCAGTGAACCCATTTTTTGGGAACATATTAGAATCCACAGAAGAAGTCTGGGACAAA ATACTTGGAGTTAATGTGAAGGCTTCTTTCCTTCTTACCAAACTTGTCGTGCCTCACATGGAGAAAAGAGG AGGTGGGTCAGTTGTGATCGTGTCTTCAGTCGCAGGATACCAGCCAATGCCA AGTCTGGGCCCCTATAGTGTGAGTAAGACCGCCCTGCTTGGTTTAACTCGAGCTCTTGCTCCTGATCTTGCCCAGAGTAACATCCGGGTCAACTGTGTTGCTCCTGGCATCATCAAGACACGTTTCAGTGCTGCC CTGTGGGAAAATGAGGGTGTGCTGGAAGAGTTCTTGAAACAGACGAGCATAAAAAG ACTCGGGCAGCCAGAGGATATAGGTGGCGTGATTGCGTTCCTGTGCTCAGACGAAGCCTCGTACATCACCGGAGAGACCATCACTGTAACCGGAGGCATGAACTCCAGACTGTAA